In Arachis hypogaea cultivar Tifrunner chromosome 2, arahy.Tifrunner.gnm2.J5K5, whole genome shotgun sequence, a genomic segment contains:
- the LOC112722796 gene encoding uncharacterized protein → MGPDAFLQLCEKLRATRQLRDTKHVTVEEQVARFLYIVAHNVKTRTVSFFYHRSGETVSRHFHAVLRAVILLEDEFLRQTSASIISPAILHSHRFYPYFKDCIRAIDGTHFRVKVPIADQPKFRGRKDWPTQNVLAACDFDIKFTYVLTGSEGTASDSKVLKNALSRDDNLKLPREKFYLGDAGFMLKHGLITPYRSVRYHLKEYAKYGPENEKELFNLRHASLRNVIERSFGILKKRFAIITSGTEPHYDFETMTEIVLACCILHNFLMGVDPDPHLIAQVDREL, encoded by the exons ATGGGCCCTGATGCATTTCTTCAATTGTGTGAAAAATTAAGAGCAACACGTCAACTGAGGGATACAAAACATGTTACAGTagaggagcaagttgctaggttcttgtatatagtagCTCATAATGTGAAAACTAGAACCGTTTCTTTTTTCTACCACCGGTCTGGAGAAACTGTTAGCCGCCACTTCCATGCTGTGTTACGGGCAGTTATTTTACTAGAAGATGAATTTCTTCGACAAACATCTGCATCCATTATATCTCCGGCGATCCTTCACAGTCATAGATTTTATCCTTATTTTAAG GACTGTATTAGAGCTATAGATGGAACACATTTTCGTGTCAAAGTACCCATAGCGGACCAACCTAAATTTCGAGGGAGAAAAGATTGGCCGACACAGAATGTATTAGCTGCATGTGATTTTGATATAAAGTTCACCTACGTATTAACGGGTTCGGAAGGAACAGCATCTGACTCAAAAGTTCTTAAGAATGCATTATCGAGGGATGATAATCTTAAACTTCCACGAG AAAAATTTTACCTTGGGGATGCTGGATTTATGCTTAAGCATGGATTAATTACCCCATATCGAAGTGTAAGGTATCACTTAAAAGAGTATGCAAAATATGGCCCAGAAAATGAAAAGGAATTATTTAATCTTCGTCATGCTTCATTGAGAAATGTTATCGAAAGGTCATTTGGAATTTTAAAGAAAAGATTTGCAATAATCACAAGTGGCACTGAACCACATTATGACTTTGAAACTATGACGGAAATTGTGCTAGCTTGTTGCATATTACATAACTTTTTAATGGGTGTAGATCCTGATCCACATCTCATAGCTCAAGTTGACCGAGAACTATAA